ACTACAGGCTTGTGAACTGTCAACTTCCGGCCAGATGGAACTCGTGCCACTGATGTAGCAGCTGCAACAGCAGCTACACGTATTCTGCCAAATTCAAAGAGTATAAGCAAAGGGATAAACACAAAGGGATCGAAACTCGAAAGAGAGTATACGTGAACTGCAAAATTTAAATCACCTTCTATGTACATCTACATATACATCAGTTTCATCCACGATTTCTTCCTGCAAAGAAAAATATCACCAAAATTTCTTCAAACTATACACAATATATTGCTAATGCATTTTCATAGTTGCAACAATAAAGCACAACAATTCCCCTAGATCCTAGTTACATAAGCTTAAAGGGGTGAAACATTTATAATCTATGAGGCTAGTGCTGTTGTGCAAGCAAATCCAAACCTGCAAGAGTTCTTCGAAAACATCCTCCAGTGTTATGATGCCAATAACTTCACCATCATCAGTGTTCTCACAAAAATGGTGAACACCGTTTGTTGCGGTTCCATTTTGTTGATATTGTTTGTCTGCAGCATGCTTATGAGTTTTGTCAATGCTGATGACAACACTCTCCGATTTGTCGGAAGACTTTGCTAGCAATGGCATAGTTAGTTGAGAATTGTGCTTGGAAACTTCATTATCCTTAGATTTGTCAGTGTCTCCATTAGCCTGAGTGCTGTTTCTATCTCTTGTAACCTTGACTACGGCGGCCATATGGCTACTTCCTTTCTGAAACTCATTTAGGATGTCATATAAAGGCATATCTGCTGGAACCCTGTGTTTTTTACAAGAATAGAAATTCAGTTAAACTTGAAAATACAATTAGATTATATGAAATAGAAGGAGATTATTGATCATACCTTGGAATTCTCCGGATCGAAACAGCACTAACAGGAGTCTCAGTTTCAGCTCTTACAGTTAGAAGACTTTTTACCTGCCAAATCAATAATCATAAAGATTGGCAAACAGTTCTTTTTAGCCAGTAACATCGAAACAATTCATTAAGTTGGACACTATAGGCAATCAAACTCACTAGTAAGAGGCCAATTATATTTTTGGGGTTTCCGCTGTATACAGGGACACGACTATGGCCTCGTGCAAGAATTTTCCCGATTGCTTCCCTGCCAAAAAGCAGGGAACAAGATATATAAGTTTGCTTCACCTCTAAGTGTGCGTGCTCATGATCAGAACTGAGTTTAGGCTCAGTGACAGGTCATAACAAATAAAGTTATCAAGAAGGCCTTCTTATTTATGTTATAAATTCCATCAGGGAACAAATCATGATTTGACAGTCTGGaacttcaattttcatcatGGAACAAGAGAAAGAATGAGATTAAAGTTAAATGATCAACAATTCTCTATTAACTTCAATTACAGTAAGGTATAGgcttataaaataattactatcaAGCAGACATGAGAAAGAAAATTAGCCGGTATTGATATGTGAACAGAAAATCTTGCAGATGCATACTTACCAGTCTAATTTGGAAGCAACATCCAAAGAAAATGTAGATTCAATTGGTGTCATAGCCTCCTCTGCAGTCTGCATAACAATGTTGATGAATTTTCTGTTATATTACAAAGCCTAAAAGATTACTTTTCTTCAAATCAGTGCATACCTTCTCAGTGAGATCAAGTGCTCCACTGATAATTGTTGTCTCATCGTGTGTGAGTTCACCGCCTTTACCAGCCTTaaatgataaagaaaattaaatttagggAGGGGAAAAAAATGAATACAAGATACTATAAAATTCATCATGGTAAAATTAGTAGCCTTCCCTATATAGTTGTTATCATGATTTGCTTTTCACGGTAATAAATTAGAGCATTTTTCCAGGAAATCCAAATACCTTTACAAAATGCACATGGTGATTTGAACAGAGATTACCTCTTGGCTATGGATTGAAACAAGGGCTTTCAATTGCGCTCGCCGAAACAGTGCATCGTTGTGTCCTAGTAATATATCCAGAACCTGGAAGCATAAAGGTG
This portion of the Arachis duranensis cultivar V14167 chromosome 6, aradu.V14167.gnm2.J7QH, whole genome shotgun sequence genome encodes:
- the LOC107492832 gene encoding DUF21 domain-containing protein At4g14240 codes for the protein MLPLTMSLMRVLGSGKLFPPEHIVTDSEDIPFGTLWWFVYAGISCFLVLFAGIMSGLTLGLMSLGLVDLEILQRSGTSTEKKQAAAILPVVKKQHQLLVTLLLCNACAMEALPIYLDKIFHPVVAVILSVTFVLAFGEVIPQAICSRYGLYVGSNFVGLVRVLMIICFPIAYPIGKVLDILLGHNDALFRRAQLKALVSIHSQEAGKGGELTHDETTIISGALDLTEKTAEEAMTPIESTFSLDVASKLDWEAIGKILARGHSRVPVYSGNPKNIIGLLLVKSLLTVRAETETPVSAVSIRRIPRVPADMPLYDILNEFQKGSSHMAAVVKVTRDRNSTQANGDTDKSKDNEVSKHNSQLTMPLLAKSSDKSESVVISIDKTHKHAADKQYQQNGTATNGVHHFCENTDDGEVIGIITLEDVFEELLQEEIVDETDVYVDVHRRIRVAAVAAATSVARVPSGRKLTVHKPVGNQASK